The following DNA comes from Lates calcarifer isolate ASB-BC8 linkage group LG2, TLL_Latcal_v3, whole genome shotgun sequence.
cggacttttattttgacagccTGTGTGTAAAAGCATTACAGCTCAGCTCTTGATTGCTGAGAATGACATAGTGTTGGCATGTCTGTGTcttccagtgtgtgtgcatgtatatcTGTGttctagatagatagatagatagacaggtcaacatcatcctctctgcatcatcatgtctatgtgtgtgcacatctggCTCAGTCTgtccttaacacacacacacacacacaccagttgtTGGAAGGCTGGCTGGTCCAGGTCGCTCTGCAAGGCGAACTCACTCAGGGCCTTCCACGGAGGCTGATAGGTCTGAACCTCCACTGGGTTTCCCTGCACGGTGCTCTCATGTCGGATAGGACTCCCAGCCACAAGAGGCGTCCCCGTGAGGCCCTGCAGGttctgacaaaaaacaaatacatatataacaaaaaaacagcGTGAGCattatttgtctctgtcttgcCAGAAAAATCATCTGTcacctctctctcacttttgaaagaacttttaaaaaatggctgGTATGTCCTTATGATACCTTTACACATGTTTTCAAGTGCACATGCTATTTATGGTAAATACTAAACTTAATAATAattgagacagagacagaaacttttttttctctcctttttggGGTTGGAGCAGAGATTGATCTATGGTCTCATAAAGCAAGAGATGTTTCATAGATGCAGATAAAGCCTGTTTGCAGAGGATGCTTTTATCTTTCAGGTCAAGCAACTGAAGCCAAAGTAGTTGATTCATTATTCATTGACTTAAAGTTTGAATACAGAATAGCACAACTGGAGCCAACTGGAAAGGTTGCAGCttactgtgtttcagtttaagtAAAGTAAAAGGCTTAGAAAAGAGTAAAATCACAGGATTAGTCTCTGCTCTACTGATTTCTATCAGTgggaggaaaacagaggagtAGCCTGCAACTAGTGATAATCACAAGCCAAACAACCATGTCAACAAAAGATAatgatattttcattaaaaacatcatgaaGATATGAGATTATGTTCCTATAGTTTGCATTTGATTACTAAATTCTGCACTTAACAAGAATTTGTCAGCCTCAGACATAACACTGGGTAAAGTCAGTCCACATCAtgattgataaataaataaataaaaaatcgTTGGTAGTAATCAAGTGGTCAAACTTACGAAGATGCTTACAGTCTtatcactgtgctgctgctgctggagctgcttcATGAGGATggatttctttttgtctttgcagcGCTTGTTCTGGAACCAGACCCGGATCACCCTGGGGCTGAGGCCGGTCATCTCCACCAGCTGCTCCTTCATCAACGCGTCCGGCCTCGGGTTGGCGTTGTAGCAGGTCCGCAACGTGTGGAGCTGCTTCTCGTTCAGCACCGTCCTGACCCGCGTCGTCTTCTCCGACTGCTTGTGGACGTGGTTCCGATGCGGGGCCTGCCGCACCGTGACCGGGTCTGctggtgggagggagggagagaaagggaggacGGAAGGGAGGTCTGTCAGAAACGGTCTcggttttgcttgttttgtcttatGCAGGAAATGGCAATAATATTCATCAGTGTGACATGAATTTTTATTAGATTACTGTCTGCAGCAGCTTGGATCACAGGCTCAGGACAGCGAGAGGAAAGTCTTTAAAGAGGAAAGACATCTGTGTATTTGGAAAGCTGCTATTATGTTGTCTttagatgacaaaaaaaaaacattttgatttcatttctgcgcttttttgcatgaaaataaatttaTAATATAAGTAATTAGCCTAATTTTCGTTGGCCTATTAttagatgtttttaaaagcaacaCTTTCAAACCTAACCACAGCCGGTAATAATGCTTAGCCGTGTCGCCCTAAAACAGGAagctattttttttaacaccaagTCTAAACTCTAAACTCAAATAGACTTGAAAAATCCAGTTGAAGTATGAAATCCCGTCACTGCCACCGGCGGAGGCCTTTGTCACCGCACTGAgctctgtcatttattttgaaatgagcGCTTTAAGCAGGAAGTTGTTGAACATTATTCACACATTTGCTTTGTTCTCTTTCTGTTGGCAGGCGCCTTTAGGAtgacagctccacacacacacacacacacacacacacacgtacacacactgtcacagccGCGACTCAAATACCAGATAATTCAGATAATGGCAACAGAGCTGGTTAGCGCTAATGAGATCAATTATGAAATTAGCCTAAAGAAAGGTCGCAGCACAcactttatacacacacacacacacacacacacacacacacacacacacacacaaagcccgACAAACACATTATCAAGATGTTAAAGAAGGActaagaaaaaatacaaatcattGACAATCTGATAGCCTATTGATTTTTCATTGATTTCTCCTAAATTCAAGCTGTCAGATTTTGCAACAAGGttgacttttgttttattagttgtaaattatatttaaaaagctGCCATAGCCTATATCTCTTTAAACAGTAGGCCTCTTATTTAGGATTAGacctctgtttttaaaaagtggggATTTGTCATGTatatttcaataataataataataataataataataataatctgaccTGCCAGGTGTAGCGGTCTGTTGGAGTGGATGTGTCCGGGGCTCATGGGACTTCCTGTGGAGCTCCTCTCCAGCAGCAGGCTGTGGTCTGCCCGGCACAGCAGCTCCTCTTCCCGCAAAGAGAACTCGTCTCCCGgcagcagctgcctgctgcacaCCGAGCACCGAAAACACTCGATGTGGTACACGTTATCCCGGGCTCTCATCACCAAATCGCTGCTGCTGAATCCCAGGTTGCATTTTGCGCATTTTATTCCAAACAGCCTGGGAAGTCGAAAATTGTTTTAGAGAATTAAAAATGTGAGGGTGGAAATGTAAGAAATAACACCGAGGAAATCTTTCGGCTGACAAGTCAAAGCTGTCAGATGTTGCCtattttaatgctgttttctttttaaaaaaaatcagaatagCTTCGTATATTttccttctttaaaaaaaataaaaaaataaatacaattgtACATTAAACTGCGCAGCTACTCTGTGTGTTACATGCACATTTCTTTTTACGTCTAAAAGCCTTTTAACGACTTCCAGCCtaactttacatttaaaaagattaaatgtgATTCAGcctataaaataaatatttccaACAACTCCTACCTTACATAATCTCTTTTGCAATATGTTTTGCCGTCCCGGACAAAACAAGTGCAGGTCTCATCCAGGTACTGGCTGCACTCCGCACACTTCAGACAGGCTGCATGCCACTCCAGGTCGGGAGAGACTCTCAGTATGTACTGGTCATGGATCTGACTTCCACATCCTACACACATCGCGAATCCTGGCTTCTCTGCAAAGATCCCACAGCACTGCATTACCACAGACTGACAGATAAATTCaatcacaaacaaatgcagcatttattacttttaaaagaaaaattaaagtcCAGCTTGTTTGTCTCAGTTCTGCAGACTGGACAGCTCTTGATGTTATGTAACAGATGGAGACTTTTCCCAGTGATCGtaaagcaaaaacactgaattgtGTAATTTCTAAAAAATCTCCAAAATGAACAACCTGGGGGGAAATATTACGCAGTACTGCATTATTGGGAAAAAACGGCTTTAGTGTATCGGTGCACAGCTGAATATATAATGTAGCCCATAAAGCTGCTACGGCGAAAACACAATCTGACACTTAAAACTCCACGGAGCAGCTCCGCGCGCATACTTACTTTTGGAATGATCCCCCATATCACCCAAGAAAGAAGAGCTGAAAATAATATCCACCATACAGGAAGGATGAAGGGGATTGTGGTAGATGCAGAAAAGATGTGAGGAGATGACTGGCCCTTCGCTTGCCTCCCTGATAACTTGTGTCTCTCCGGACTGGAGAGGGGGGCGAGGAGGCTGCAGGGTCCCACGCGCGGCTCCTCTGACGTCATGACGTCCGTGTCGGACTCTCCAATCGCCCCGCTGCATCACTCTGAACCTgcaaaaaagagaggaaaaaaatcaatctaGTGTGTATTTATGGATAACCAAAGCCTAAGAATGcagatatttatatttactgttttctgacaaagaTTCagagcaataataataataataataataataataataataataataataataacaaaacgTTTTACGGCAAAACGTCGAAACATTGcgatcctttttttttttactcaaaaaTGAGATACAGCTTCTACATCTAAAATATTTACCACCAAAGAAAACATACATTTGTTAAGTTAAACTAGTCAAAGGTTCCATTTCTTGGCCACACAGTGAGGTAATGACTGATTATTGATATATATTATTAGGGTATTATTTGGTCcatattacacattattacATGTACATTGATTGTTAACTTGTCATGCAAAGATTCACACAGGCAAGAGAGGACTTTTTGTCGTCCTCTCCTTTTCATATCGCTTCCAGtaaatttctattttaattttAGCAGGAGAATTTCATTTCTTGAGAACCATCTCAAAATACATATTTGACATAAAGCCAAAAACAATGCAGATAACTGCTTTGATGCCtcgatttttaaaaaaaatatatttaaaaaagaatgtgAACCGAATTGATAAATTCAtgcagttatttgttttttggacATAAATTCAGCAGATCTGGGAACAGTTGACAAGATCCCCTGCTCTGTCCGGTCTGCTCATCTACTCGAGAACAAGGCCATCTACTGGAGGAAAACCAGAACTGCATTCATCAAAGGAGTGGGAATGTGTTCATAGAAATGCTGGACATATTGAAGTGATATGAAATAAATCTGTAGATCTCCCCGTCCGCCTGCGGAACGTGAAAACTAAACCTCTGGTCATAAgtaatttagctttttttttcccccgcAGGTCCACATTAGGTAGGCCTAGTAAAGACATCCGGTAAGTgacaaccaaacaaaccaagCTGCTTTTCATATTCAGGCTCAGTGTTTTCCCAGAGCAGATGAAGCCAAACTTTCCTGCACAAATCTGCTGTAATTATATCAAATGTAAGTCTCCCTAAAAATATGCATTCcattatatacattatatagaaaaatgaattgttaatggaaaataaatgtatCAGTACGTCTGCACTGGAGCCAATTTGGGATTAATACTAATATCCACAACCAACTGTCGTTTAATAATAACGTAGCCTAACAAACAAAGTTACACAATACCTTTGTTTGCTGTGTCTCTGTACAAACACTCTTTCATTCCTTCCTTCACCCAGGACAGCAGAgttagtaaaacaaacaaacaaagctacGGGGTAGAAACATAGACAAAAGCAGACTGGTGAAATTCTAAAAATGATATATAACGTTTTCAAATGAtc
Coding sequences within:
- the isl2b gene encoding insulin gene enhancer protein isl-2b isoform X1, with product MLHLFVIEFICQSVVMQCCGIFAEKPGFAMCVGCGSQIHDQYILRVSPDLEWHAACLKCAECSQYLDETCTCFVRDGKTYCKRDYVRLFGIKCAKCNLGFSSSDLVMRARDNVYHIECFRCSVCSRQLLPGDEFSLREEELLCRADHSLLLERSSTGSPMSPGHIHSNRPLHLADPVTVRQAPHRNHVHKQSEKTTRVRTVLNEKQLHTLRTCYNANPRPDALMKEQLVEMTGLSPRVIRVWFQNKRCKDKKKSILMKQLQQQQHSDKTVSIFNLQGLTGTPLVAGSPIRHESTVQGNPVEVQTYQPPWKALSEFALQSDLDQPAFQQLVSFSESGSLGNSSGSDVTSLSSQLPDTPNSMVPSPVET
- the isl2b gene encoding insulin gene enhancer protein isl-2b isoform X2, which gives rise to MLHLFVIEFICQSVVMQCCGIFAEKPGFAMCVGCGSQIHDQYILRVSPDLEWHAACLKCAECSQYLDETCTCFVRDGKTYCKRDYVRLFGIKCAKCNLGFSSSDLVMRARDNVYHIECFRCSVCSRQLLPGDEFSLREEELLCRADHSLLLERSSTGSPMSPGHIHSNRPLHLADPVTVRQAPHRNHVHKQSEKTTRVRTVLNEKQLHTLRTCYNANPRPDALMKEQLVEMTGLSPRVIRVWFQNKRCKDKKKSILMKQLQQQQHSDKTNLQGLTGTPLVAGSPIRHESTVQGNPVEVQTYQPPWKALSEFALQSDLDQPAFQQLVSFSESGSLGNSSGSDVTSLSSQLPDTPNSMVPSPVET
- the isl2b gene encoding insulin gene enhancer protein isl-2b isoform X4 — protein: MVDIIFSSSFLGDMGDHSKKKPGFAMCVGCGSQIHDQYILRVSPDLEWHAACLKCAECSQYLDETCTCFVRDGKTYCKRDYVRLFGIKCAKCNLGFSSSDLVMRARDNVYHIECFRCSVCSRQLLPGDEFSLREEELLCRADHSLLLERSSTGSPMSPGHIHSNRPLHLADPVTVRQAPHRNHVHKQSEKTTRVRTVLNEKQLHTLRTCYNANPRPDALMKEQLVEMTGLSPRVIRVWFQNKRCKDKKKSILMKQLQQQQHSDKTNLQGLTGTPLVAGSPIRHESTVQGNPVEVQTYQPPWKALSEFALQSDLDQPAFQQLVSFSESGSLGNSSGSDVTSLSSQLPDTPNSMVPSPVET
- the isl2b gene encoding insulin gene enhancer protein isl-2b isoform X3 yields the protein MVDIIFSSSFLGDMGDHSKKKPGFAMCVGCGSQIHDQYILRVSPDLEWHAACLKCAECSQYLDETCTCFVRDGKTYCKRDYVRLFGIKCAKCNLGFSSSDLVMRARDNVYHIECFRCSVCSRQLLPGDEFSLREEELLCRADHSLLLERSSTGSPMSPGHIHSNRPLHLADPVTVRQAPHRNHVHKQSEKTTRVRTVLNEKQLHTLRTCYNANPRPDALMKEQLVEMTGLSPRVIRVWFQNKRCKDKKKSILMKQLQQQQHSDKTVSIFNLQGLTGTPLVAGSPIRHESTVQGNPVEVQTYQPPWKALSEFALQSDLDQPAFQQLVSFSESGSLGNSSGSDVTSLSSQLPDTPNSMVPSPVET